A part of Ammospiza nelsoni isolate bAmmNel1 chromosome 9, bAmmNel1.pri, whole genome shotgun sequence genomic DNA contains:
- the PLPPR4 gene encoding phospholipid phosphatase-related protein type 4 has protein sequence MSAKERQKGKVTKDSVTLLPCFYFVELPILASSVVSLYFLELTDVFKPVHSGFNCYDKSLSMPYIEPTQESVPFLMLLSLVFAGPSITIMIGEGILYCCLSKRRNGIGTEANINAGGCNFNSFLRRAVRFVGVHVFGLCATALVTDIIQLSTGYQAPYFLTVCKPNYTSLNVSCSENSYVVEDICSGADLNIINAGRKSFPSQHATLAAFAAVYISMYFNSTLTDSSKLLKPLLVFAFIICGIICGLTRITQYKNHPVDVYCGFLIGGGIALYLGIYAVGNFLPSDENVFHPNFHREPLRSLTDLSQDANRILPGKNGSSSDGIVSHRTESILNRNHRDSGSLTNLKRANADVEIITPRSPMGKENMVTFSNTLPRVNTPSLEDPARRNATIHASMDSARSKQLLSQWKNKNESRKLSLQVIETESGQSPPRAIEMRSSSEPSRVGVNGDHHGPTSQYLKIQPGNVPGCNNSGLTGGPRVSIQSRPGSSQLVHIPEETQENVNTSPKTSSARAKWLKAAEKSVACRSNSQPRIMQVIAMSKQQGVLQGSPKSSEGSTVTCTGAIRYKTLTDHEPSSIVRVEAHPENNRPVIQMPSEGEGSGSWKWKGPEKVTLRQTYELNDLNRDSESCDSLKDSYGSGDRKRSNIDNTEHHHHGITTIRVTPVEGSEIGSETLSISSSRDSTLRRKGNIILIPERGSSPENTRNIFYKGTSPTRAYKD, from the exons tTGCCCATACTGGCATCTTCTGTTGTTAGCCTCTATTTTCTTGAACTTACTGATGTCTTCAAGCCAGTTCACTCTGGATTTAATTGCTATGACAAGAGTCTGAGTATGCCATACATTGAACCTACGCAAGAATCTGTTCCCTTCTTGATGTTGCTTAGTCTGGTTTTTGCTGGACCATCAATTACG ATAATGATAGGAGAAGGAATTCTCTACTGTTGCCTGTCCAAAAGAAGAAATGGGATTGGAACAGAGGCCAATATTAATGCAGGAGGATGCAACTTCAATTCTTTTCTTAGAAGAGCTGTCAGATTTGTTG GTGTTCATGTATTTGGTCTTTGTGCAACTGCTCTTGTTACTGATATTATACAGCTATCAACAGGATATCAGGCCCCATATTTCCTGACTGTTTGCAAGCCTAACTATACATCCTTAAACGTATCTTGCTCAGAGAATTCATATGTTGTGGAAGATATTTGCTCAGGAGCTGATCTCAATATTATCAACGCTGGAAG AAAGTCATTCCCTTCTCAACATGCCACCTTGGCAGCCTTTGCAGCAGTGTACATTTCG atGTACTTCAATTCTACATTAACGGACTCCTCAAAACTTCTTAAACCACTCTTGGTCTTTGCCTTTATCATCTGTGGAATTATATGTGGCCTGACTCGTATCACCCAGTATAAGAATCATCCAGTTGATGTTTACTGTGGCTTTCTCATAGGAGGAGGAATTGCTCTCTATTTG GGCATCTATGCTGTGGGGAACTTCTTACCAAGTGACGAGAATGTGTTTCACCCAAATTTTCACAGAGAACCTCTAAGGTCATTGACAGACCTCAGTCAAGATGCCAACAGAATCCTGCCAGGTaaaaatggcagcagcagcgaTGGCATTGTCTCTCACCGTACAGAAAGTATCCTGAATAGAAACCACAGAGATTCAGGCTCTCTGACCAATCTCAAGAGAGCAAATGCTGATGTAGAAATAATAACACCACGAAGCCCAATGGGAAAGGAGAACATGGTTACTTTCAGCAACACTTTGCCAAGAGTCAACACACCATCCTTGGAAGATCCAGCAAGACGCAATGCAACAATACACGCATCAATGGATTCTGCCCGTTCCAAACAGCTGCTGTCCCAGTGGAAGAACAAGAATGAAAGTCGAAAGTTGTCCCTGCAAGTGATAGAGACTGAATCTGGCCAGTCACCACCAAGGGCTATCGAAATGAGGTCAAGCTCAGAACCCTCCAGAGTGGGTGTAAATGGTGATCATCATGGCCCAACTAGCCAATACCTGAAAATCCAACCTGGCAATGTTCCAGGTTGTAACAACTCAGGTCTTACTGGCGGGCCAAGGGTCTCTATTCAGTCCCGTCCTGGCTCATCCCAGCTAGTACACATTCCTGAAGAGACTCAGGAGAACGTGAACACATCACCCAAAACTAGTTCAGCTAGAGCTAAATGGCTGAAAGCTGCTGAGAAGAGTGTTGCATGCAGGAGCAATAGCCAGCCAAGAATCATGCAAGTAATAGCCATGTCTAAGCAGCAAGGAGTGCTTCAGGGCAGTCCAAAGAGTTCAGAGGGAAGCACAGTGACCTGTACAGGAGCCATCAGATACAAAACCTTGACAGACCATGAGCCAAGTAGCATTGTTAGAGTTGAGGCCCATCCAGAAAATAACAGACCTGTAATTCAGATGCCATCAGAAGGTGAAGGAAGTGGGTCTTGGAAATGGAAAGGTCCTGAAAAAGTCACTCTTCGTCAAACATATGAGCTAAATGATCTTAACAGAGACTCTGAGAGCTGTGACTCCTTAAAAGACAGTTATGGGTCAGGTGACAGGAAAAGAAGCAACATAGATAACACTGAGCATCACCATCATGGAATCACTACAATAAGAGTCACTCCAGTGGAGGGAAGTGAGATTGGCTCAGAGACTCTGTCCATTTCTTCTAGCCGGGACTCAACACTTCGAAGAAAAGGTAACATCATTTTAATCCCTGAGAGAGGGAGCAGTCCAGAGAACACCAGAAACATCTTCTATAAAGGCACATCCCCCACACGAGCGTACAAGGACTGA